One window from the genome of Prosthecobacter sp. SYSU 5D2 encodes:
- a CDS encoding type II toxin-antitoxin system VapC family toxin codes for MRILDTDHCIEILRGREEIIRKRRSIYDEVATTIITACELYYGAAKSAKPLENKRAVDAFLKTLRVLGMDQHAAQFFGLFKADIEKIGRGLADADMMIGSIARAHNAIVITGNTRHFERMPGLTLENWSQQIL; via the coding sequence ATGAGGATTCTGGATACCGACCACTGCATCGAGATCCTGCGCGGCCGTGAGGAAATTATCCGCAAGCGGCGAAGTATTTACGATGAAGTGGCCACCACCATCATCACCGCCTGCGAGCTTTATTACGGCGCGGCGAAATCCGCCAAACCGCTGGAAAACAAACGTGCCGTGGATGCCTTCTTGAAAACTCTCCGCGTGCTGGGCATGGACCAGCACGCGGCGCAGTTTTTCGGGTTGTTTAAAGCGGACATTGAAAAGATAGGTCGAGGTCTGGCCGATGCCGACATGATGATTGGTTCCATCGCCCGCGCGCACAATGCCATTGTCATCACAGGAAACACCCGTCACTTTGAGCGCATGCCTGGTCTGACGCTGGAGAACTGGAGTCAGCAGATTCTCTAA
- a CDS encoding Arc family DNA-binding protein has protein sequence MTAFTLKSLPETLIESLRSAAERAHRSLNKEIIHRLERSFDKPATPMKIENWDEYRVNEQADAWDKLAGTWESDVSVEAEIEALYAARTPGREITL, from the coding sequence ATGACAGCATTCACGCTAAAATCCTTGCCTGAAACGCTCATTGAGAGCCTTCGCAGTGCGGCTGAGCGTGCGCACCGCAGCCTTAATAAAGAGATCATCCACCGCCTTGAGCGTTCATTCGACAAACCAGCCACCCCTATGAAAATCGAAAACTGGGATGAATACCGCGTGAATGAACAAGCCGATGCCTGGGACAAACTCGCAGGCACCTGGGAATCCGATGTCAGTGTGGAGGCGGAAATTGAGGCCCTCTATGCGGCACGCACCCCTGGCCGCGAGATCACCCTATGA
- a CDS encoding class I SAM-dependent methyltransferase — protein sequence MSYPKSTPSVEAFNAALANLKRSLSPNLAGKTPPSSKDYYARLQAIPLLIWWGERKLANAYAQDIFTKETESGWPKGDELLELELTHRFLTAEDLMLDDVVERLLVRIEAEVAELQSPRPNAQEVSSHLKTRWLAGQLSSYELGRGGKALLGRGEHELAGGLLKMAAQEQREDGTYPSLHQSGHTCLKGLLEMASAWFRAGDLVAGERAFGAFLKSFGKGQFFSSPTSPYAGPEALIHATTFLETLRDRVTCTFEATAMRFPKSIASDDGRFKIVDELVAKHRPKVVADIGCGKGRFIRLLKERYPEINAIAVDLSTTMLEELPSEITARQGTLLNTSLATGSVDLVFCVEALEHALNTRAGVQELARITAPSGVLVIIDKDVKKLGTLQICDWEQWFDREVLSGWMKEEGFRVTVLDRIDHGGISGEDRLFLAWVGENSQNTESQRTLTE from the coding sequence ATGAGTTATCCCAAATCGACACCTTCAGTGGAGGCATTCAACGCAGCACTTGCCAACCTCAAGAGATCATTGAGTCCGAATCTAGCAGGAAAGACTCCGCCTTCTTCGAAGGATTATTATGCTCGTCTTCAAGCGATTCCTCTTCTGATCTGGTGGGGGGAGCGGAAGCTGGCAAACGCGTACGCGCAAGACATATTTACCAAAGAGACGGAGTCTGGGTGGCCCAAAGGAGATGAATTGCTAGAACTTGAGTTGACCCATCGTTTTCTGACCGCTGAGGATCTAATGCTGGATGATGTCGTGGAACGTCTACTCGTCCGAATTGAGGCTGAGGTAGCCGAGCTTCAGTCGCCACGGCCTAATGCTCAGGAAGTCTCCTCGCACTTGAAGACTCGCTGGCTTGCAGGGCAACTCAGTTCCTATGAACTGGGTAGAGGCGGGAAGGCCCTACTTGGAAGAGGAGAGCATGAGCTGGCGGGAGGTCTTCTGAAAATGGCGGCTCAAGAGCAGCGCGAAGACGGGACTTACCCTAGCCTTCACCAGTCCGGGCACACCTGCCTAAAAGGCCTGTTAGAGATGGCCTCTGCATGGTTTAGGGCCGGGGATCTGGTAGCCGGGGAACGGGCCTTTGGGGCCTTTTTGAAGAGTTTCGGAAAGGGCCAGTTTTTTTCGTCACCCACCTCCCCGTATGCGGGGCCAGAGGCGCTGATTCATGCAACAACGTTTTTAGAAACGTTGAGGGACCGTGTCACCTGCACCTTCGAGGCGACGGCAATGCGGTTTCCCAAGAGCATCGCCAGTGATGACGGTCGTTTCAAAATTGTAGATGAACTGGTAGCAAAACACCGGCCTAAAGTGGTGGCGGATATCGGTTGTGGAAAAGGACGCTTTATCAGGCTGCTAAAGGAAAGATATCCGGAGATCAATGCGATTGCCGTGGATCTCTCCACCACGATGCTGGAGGAGTTGCCTTCCGAAATCACCGCCCGTCAAGGGACTTTGCTCAACACCAGTCTGGCCACTGGTTCTGTGGATCTGGTGTTTTGTGTGGAGGCACTCGAGCACGCGCTAAACACTCGTGCGGGCGTTCAAGAGCTTGCCCGGATCACTGCTCCGTCAGGCGTTCTTGTCATCATCGACAAGGATGTAAAGAAACTGGGAACCCTGCAGATTTGCGACTGGGAACAATGGTTTGACCGCGAAGTGCTGTCAGGCTGGATGAAGGAAGAAGGCTTTCGAGTGACCGTGCTGGATCGGATTGATCATGGTGGAATCTCCGGAGAAGACAGACTATTCCTGGCCTGGGTGGGTGAAAATTCCCAAAACACAGAATCTCAACGCACATTGACAGAGTAA
- a CDS encoding carbon starvation CstA family protein: MPKVLRILLWTAISALGAAGVAVSALNNDEPINALWLVVAGACSFAVAYRFYSKWLITKVLVLDKERATPAHTKQDGKDYVPTNKWVVFGHHFAAIAGPGPLVGPVLAAQFGYLPGMLWILVGATLGGGVHDAIVMFASIRRGGKSLGQMLKDEVNPVVGFVTMVSVLVIMTILLAVLSLVVVKALAHSPWGLFTIAMTIPLAFIMGVAHTIFKVSVRDITIFGIVGLLVSVWAGSKLDAWGIESYFLQKGEWMAWAIMIYGFAASVLPVWMLLAPRDYLSTFMKIGTVAVLALTVLWVAPELHMPKITPFASSGEGLVFFGKVFPFVFITIACGAISGFHALISSGTTPKLLDREDSIRSVAYGAMVTEMLVALMALIAACALQPGEYFAINAGINNSQAPEAVVATINAAGYPVTMEGMNKLAADVEEPTMFGRTGGAPTFAVGMAQMFARAFGAQWMGFWYHFAIMFEALFILTTIDAGTRVGRFILQDFMGNMWKPLGNTKSLPANVFASALLVSMWGYFLYQGVVDPLGGINTLWPLFGIANQLLAVIAFCLGTTILIKMGKARYTAVTLAPLALLMTATFSAGFIKLFDADPRMGFLAQADFYAAKIAAGGTATELSNWGHLKFNGMVNAWVTGFFLIAVSIIFLGCLREWILILSGSKKPVLHEDPYLPVVGEPA; this comes from the coding sequence GGTTTTACAGCAAGTGGCTGATCACGAAGGTTTTGGTTTTGGACAAGGAACGCGCCACGCCTGCGCACACCAAGCAAGACGGTAAAGATTATGTCCCTACCAACAAATGGGTCGTCTTTGGCCACCACTTTGCAGCCATCGCCGGTCCGGGGCCGCTGGTAGGCCCGGTGCTGGCCGCGCAGTTTGGTTACCTGCCAGGCATGCTCTGGATTCTGGTCGGGGCCACCCTGGGCGGTGGGGTGCATGATGCGATTGTGATGTTTGCCTCCATCCGCCGCGGGGGCAAGTCCTTGGGCCAGATGCTGAAGGATGAGGTGAATCCGGTTGTTGGTTTTGTGACCATGGTTTCCGTGCTGGTGATTATGACCATCCTTCTGGCCGTACTGAGCCTCGTGGTCGTGAAGGCCCTGGCCCACAGCCCTTGGGGCCTGTTCACCATCGCCATGACCATCCCGCTGGCCTTCATCATGGGCGTGGCGCACACCATTTTTAAAGTTAGCGTCCGCGATATTACCATCTTTGGCATCGTCGGCCTGCTGGTCAGCGTCTGGGCAGGCAGCAAGCTCGATGCCTGGGGCATTGAGAGCTATTTCCTGCAAAAAGGCGAGTGGATGGCCTGGGCCATCATGATCTACGGTTTCGCCGCCTCCGTGCTGCCCGTGTGGATGTTGCTGGCTCCGCGCGACTACCTGAGCACCTTCATGAAAATCGGCACTGTGGCGGTGCTGGCGCTGACCGTTCTCTGGGTGGCTCCGGAACTGCATATGCCCAAGATCACTCCCTTTGCCAGCAGCGGTGAGGGCCTGGTCTTCTTTGGAAAAGTTTTCCCCTTTGTGTTCATCACCATTGCTTGTGGCGCCATCTCCGGCTTCCACGCGCTCATTTCCAGCGGCACCACGCCGAAGTTGCTGGATCGTGAAGACTCCATCCGCAGCGTCGCATACGGTGCCATGGTCACCGAGATGCTCGTGGCCCTGATGGCCCTCATCGCCGCCTGTGCCCTACAGCCCGGTGAATACTTCGCCATCAATGCCGGCATCAACAACAGCCAGGCCCCTGAAGCGGTCGTTGCGACGATCAATGCCGCAGGCTACCCGGTCACGATGGAAGGCATGAACAAGCTTGCCGCTGATGTGGAAGAACCCACCATGTTTGGCCGCACTGGCGGTGCGCCCACCTTTGCCGTCGGCATGGCGCAGATGTTTGCCCGTGCCTTTGGTGCCCAGTGGATGGGTTTCTGGTACCACTTTGCCATCATGTTTGAAGCGCTGTTCATCCTGACCACCATTGACGCCGGCACCCGCGTAGGGCGCTTCATTCTCCAGGACTTCATGGGAAATATGTGGAAGCCCCTGGGCAATACCAAGAGCCTCCCAGCCAACGTCTTCGCCAGCGCCCTCCTGGTTTCCATGTGGGGTTATTTCCTTTATCAGGGCGTGGTGGATCCGCTGGGCGGTATCAATACCCTGTGGCCGCTGTTTGGCATTGCCAACCAGTTGCTGGCCGTGATCGCCTTCTGTCTGGGTACCACTATCCTGATCAAAATGGGCAAGGCCCGATACACCGCCGTGACGTTGGCTCCTCTGGCACTCCTGATGACGGCGACTTTTTCGGCGGGCTTCATCAAGCTCTTCGATGCAGACCCCCGCATGGGTTTCTTGGCTCAGGCTGATTTCTATGCCGCCAAGATCGCAGCGGGGGGCACCGCGACGGAACTGTCCAACTGGGGGCATCTAAAGTTCAACGGAATGGTAAATGCCTGGGTGACCGGTTTTTTCCTGATTGCCGTGAGTATTATTTTCCTGGGCTGTCTGCGGGAATGGATTCTGATTCTCAGCGGCTCCAAAAAACCGGTGCTGCATGAAGATCCGTATCTGCCAGTTGTGGGAGAGCCTGCGTAA
- a CDS encoding DUF6797 domain-containing protein, translating into MSAKASPKINITPCGLILNIGHNFWTCFDTDLLRISAIWEGEEDKALLTPDALAPGSYHIAGQKTKDGQEYLPKPVGNVWLTTGIYPGWQIGEKPSFTDPLEPGPSLDEVGRGGLSGSSFSGMKAGGSGILSPTGKKSLLFRDTFSFRRTRNTSCSCWAPL; encoded by the coding sequence ATCTCGGCGAAGGCATCCCCAAAAATCAACATCACCCCCTGCGGTCTGATTCTTAATATCGGCCATAATTTCTGGACATGCTTCGATACCGACCTCCTTCGCATCTCCGCCATATGGGAAGGTGAAGAAGACAAAGCCCTCCTCACCCCCGATGCCCTCGCCCCCGGCTCCTACCACATCGCCGGCCAAAAGACCAAAGACGGCCAGGAATACCTGCCGAAACCGGTGGGCAATGTGTGGCTGACCACCGGCATTTACCCTGGCTGGCAAATCGGCGAAAAGCCGAGTTTCACCGACCCCCTCGAGCCCGGCCCCAGCCTGGATGAGGTGGGGCGTGGCGGTCTATCGGGCAGTAGTTTTAGCGGTATGAAAGCTGGGGGATCAGGTATTTTATCACCAACGGGAAAAAAGAGCCTTCTGTTCAGAGATACATTCAGCTTCCGCCGCACTCGAAACACGTCATGCTCGTGCTGGGCACCCCTGTAA
- a CDS encoding c-type cytochrome gives MACHSIDGSTVGKVGPSWKGICGTERILGKGGKSALADEAYLRESITDPNAKVVKGFEKFDTGMPIYAGILNESQIESLVQYIKSLSLK, from the coding sequence ATGGCCTGCCACAGCATTGACGGCAGCACCGTCGGCAAAGTCGGCCCCAGTTGGAAAGGCATCTGCGGCACTGAGCGCATTCTCGGCAAAGGCGGCAAGTCCGCCCTCGCCGATGAAGCCTACCTCCGCGAATCCATCACGGACCCGAATGCCAAGGTGGTGAAGGGCTTTGAAAAATTCGACACCGGCATGCCCATCTACGCCGGCATCCTCAATGAATCGCAGATAGAGAGCTTGGTGCAGTACATCAAGAGCCTGAGCTTGAAATAA
- a CDS encoding DUF5069 domain-containing protein → MAFPLRSPRDMVGGIMVFGRILDKIRLNAREGSLPPGYHLDVIPGSRTFDDRICCLLGVDFAALSQRTLEGGTDEEVLEWCFENGRTPDKEHIELFNGFMMKRGWRDAATPGLIQQRAEAGLGDREDIVTFFDLMDVEEGRAP, encoded by the coding sequence ATGGCATTTCCTCTTCGTTCCCCTCGCGACATGGTTGGCGGCATCATGGTTTTTGGCCGGATTCTGGACAAGATCCGGCTGAATGCCCGGGAAGGCAGCCTGCCGCCGGGTTATCACCTGGATGTGATCCCCGGCAGCCGCACCTTTGATGACCGCATCTGCTGCCTGCTGGGCGTGGATTTCGCCGCGCTGAGCCAGCGCACGCTGGAAGGCGGCACGGATGAGGAAGTGCTGGAATGGTGCTTTGAAAACGGGCGCACGCCGGACAAGGAGCACATCGAGCTCTTCAACGGCTTCATGATGAAACGCGGCTGGCGGGATGCCGCCACGCCAGGGCTCATCCAGCAGCGCGCGGAGGCGGGCCTGGGCGACCGCGAGGACATCGTGACGTTCTTTGACCTCATGGACGTGGAAGAAGGCCGTGCGCCCTGA